From Thermodesulfobacteriota bacterium:
ATGGGGGCCCTTGATTTCGCCGGCGGCAACGTGGTCCACATCAACGCCGGCGTCGCCGGGCTGGTGCTGGCCCTGGTGCTCGGCAAGCGGGAAGGGTTCGGCCGCGAGGCCATGTTCCCCTCCAGCATCGCCCTGACGGCCCTGGGCGCCGCCCTGCTGTGGTTCGGCTGGTTCGGATTCAACGCCGGAAGTGCCCTGGCGGCCAACGGCATCGCCGGTTCGGCCTTCCTGGTCACCAACACCTCCGCCGCCATGGCGGCCGTATCCTGGATGGTGGCCGAGTGGCTGGTCAGCAGGAAGCCGACGGTGCTGGGTATCGCCTCCGGCGTGGTCGCCGGACTGGTGGCCATCACGCCCGCGGCGGGGTTTGTCACCCTGCCGGCCTCCCTGGTCATCGGCCTGGTGGCGGGCGTGCTCGGATTCTACAGCGTTTCCAAGCTCAAGCATAAAATCGGCTACGACGATTCCCTGGACGCTTTCGGCGTTCACGGCATCTGCGGCATCTGGGGCGCGCTGGCCACGGGTCTTTTCGCCAGCCCCTCGGTCACGGCCAGCGCCAGCGGCCTGTTTTACGGAAACCCCAGGCAGGTTTTGATTCAGGGCCTGTCCATCGCGGCGACCATCGGCTTTACCGCCGTGGCCACGCTGGTCATGGTCTTCATTACCAAAATAATTACCGGCGGCCTGCGGGTAACCCGGGATGATGAAATGATGGGGCTTGACAGCGCCATCCACGGCGAAAGAGCATTTGAACTGGATTAATATATTAAGGAGACAGCATCATGAAAAAAATCGAAGCGATCATCAAGCCGTTCAAGCTGGATGACGTCAAGGCGGCCTTAAATGAGATCGGGGTGCAGGGATTGACCGTAACGGAAGTCAAGGGGTTCGGCCGGCAGAAGGGTCATACCGAAATCTATCGCGGCGCGGAGTACGTGGTGGACTTTGTGCCCAAGGTAAAAATTGAAGTCGTGGTTCCGGCGGACATGGCGGACAAGGTGGTGGCCGCCATAGAAACCACCGCCAGAACCGGCAAGCTGGGCGACGGGAAAATTTTTGTCTCTCCCGTTGAACAGGCCCTCCGCGTCAGAACCGGAGAGACAGGGGAGAACGCCATTTGATATCTGCTGCTAAAGGGCAGGATTTTTTTGCATACGGAACCTTGATGTGTGAAGACATAATGGAAGAGGTCTCAGGATGCCGCTTGTCTTGTCTCGTCGGAAAGGTGTGGGGCTATAGTCGACGGGCAGTCAAGGGAGAGTATTATCCGGCTCTTGTTCCGGATGGTGAAGGATGTGTCGAAGGTGTCGTTTACCGGAATTTGCCTGTTTCGGCATGGGCCCGCCTGGATCGATTTGAGGGTGAGATGTACATGCGCCAATGTGTAAAGATCGAGTTGAAGCAAGGAACGACGCTTCTTGCCGCGACCTACGTCGTGCAGCCGGCATTTGTGGATTCTCTCGAGGCGTCTGAGTGGCGTTTTGAGGACTTTCTCCGTAACGGCAAGGCGCTTTTCCGGAAAACGTATAGGGGATACAGGAAACTATCCTGACAAATATGTAATATTTTGAATTTTGAAATCACAGAAATGTAGGCATGAAAATTGTTTAGAGTATCCGAAATTAAGCGGTTTTTTAATTATACCAGCGGGATATTTAACATTAGGCCTATGGCATAGCTATTGCTTTATGTAATGCAGTATTGTCGGTGTTTGTGCATGAAGCCACCGCATCAGGAAAAAGAATATAGGTTAGCGTGCCTTCGCTTTTTTAGACAAGCATGACGGACGGACTGTAAAAAACATTTAAGGAGAACTGATCATGACACCAAAAGAAGTATTGCGTATGGCAAAAGAAAATAAGTCAAAGGTCCTGGATGTCCGCTTTATGGATTTCCCCGGAGTCTGGCAGCATTTTTCCGTACCCATCGGCGAACTTGAAGAATCAAGTTTTGAGGACGGATTCGGTTTCGACGGTTCCAGTATCCGCGGCTGGCAGGCCATCAATGAAAGCGACATGCTGGTTGTTCCGGATGCCACAACCGCCAAGATGGACCCCTTTTGCGTTGAACCGACACTTGTGCTCATCGGCAACATTGTCGATCCGATTACCAGAGCGTCCTATTCCCGTGACCCCAGAAATATCGCCAGGAAGGCAGAGGCTTTTCTGAAAAGTACCGGTATCGGTGACACCGCCTTTATCGGTCCTGAAGCGGAGTTTTTTATTTTTGATGATATCAAATATGCTTCCGCCTCGAATATGGCTTACTATGAGATCGACTCGATCGAGGGCACCTGGAATACCGGCCGGGAAGAAGGGCCCAACCTGGGATACAAACCCAGACCTAAAGAGGGCTACTTCCCGGTTCCGCCGTTGGATAAATTTCAGGACCTGAGAACGGAAATGATGCTTATCCTTCAAGATCTGGGTATCGACATGGAATGTCAGCATCATGAAGTGGCCACCGCCGGGCAGGCTGAGATCGACATGCGGTTCAAACCGCTGCTTCAGATGGGTGATCAGTTGGCATGGTTCAAATATGTTTTAAAGAACGTGGCCTATAAGCATGGCCATACCGTAACCTTTATGCCCA
This genomic window contains:
- a CDS encoding gamma-glutamylcyclotransferase family protein, with the protein product MISAAKGQDFFAYGTLMCEDIMEEVSGCRLSCLVGKVWGYSRRAVKGEYYPALVPDGEGCVEGVVYRNLPVSAWARLDRFEGEMYMRQCVKIELKQGTTLLAATYVVQPAFVDSLEASEWRFEDFLRNGKALFRKTYRGYRKLS
- the glnA gene encoding type I glutamate--ammonia ligase → MTPKEVLRMAKENKSKVLDVRFMDFPGVWQHFSVPIGELEESSFEDGFGFDGSSIRGWQAINESDMLVVPDATTAKMDPFCVEPTLVLIGNIVDPITRASYSRDPRNIARKAEAFLKSTGIGDTAFIGPEAEFFIFDDIKYASASNMAYYEIDSIEGTWNTGREEGPNLGYKPRPKEGYFPVPPLDKFQDLRTEMMLILQDLGIDMECQHHEVATAGQAEIDMRFKPLLQMGDQLAWFKYVLKNVAYKHGHTVTFMPKPLFGDNGSGMHTHLSIWKDGKPLFAGNKYAGVSQEALYAIGGILKHCKALCAITNPTTNSYKRLVPGFEAPVNLAYSSRNRSAAVRIPMYSNSPKAKRIEFRTPDPSCNGYMAFSAVLMAAIDGIQNKIDPGDPLDKNIYDLPKEELANIESAPGSLDEALNALANDHEFLIKGDVFTKDVIETWIDYKINSEVNPVRLRPHPHEFHLYYDI
- a CDS encoding ammonium transporter, encoding MKKRIFMLLTGLLIPLSPAFAAEAALDTGDTAWIIVATALVMMMTPAGLALFYGGMSRSKNLLNTYGMTFAAYCLASLVWVCWGYTLAFGPDRGGLIGGLDFLFLKGIAPDTLTGTIPTYVFILFQLTFAAITVALVLGSIVDRMKFSSWLVFSLLWLTFVYSPVAHWVWGGGWMAKMGALDFAGGNVVHINAGVAGLVLALVLGKREGFGREAMFPSSIALTALGAALLWFGWFGFNAGSALAANGIAGSAFLVTNTSAAMAAVSWMVAEWLVSRKPTVLGIASGVVAGLVAITPAAGFVTLPASLVIGLVAGVLGFYSVSKLKHKIGYDDSLDAFGVHGICGIWGALATGLFASPSVTASASGLFYGNPRQVLIQGLSIAATIGFTAVATLVMVFITKIITGGLRVTRDDEMMGLDSAIHGERAFELD
- a CDS encoding P-II family nitrogen regulator; its protein translation is MKKIEAIIKPFKLDDVKAALNEIGVQGLTVTEVKGFGRQKGHTEIYRGAEYVVDFVPKVKIEVVVPADMADKVVAAIETTARTGKLGDGKIFVSPVEQALRVRTGETGENAI